In Corythoichthys intestinalis isolate RoL2023-P3 chromosome 4, ASM3026506v1, whole genome shotgun sequence, a genomic segment contains:
- the hoxa13b gene encoding homeobox protein Hox-A13b isoform X2 gives MTASLLLHSHWAEPLMFVYDSSAEERGKNMQDAPFPGGNFAPNQCRNLLAHPASLAPSSNAYASNEVPVSGLGEPGKQCSPCSATQSSPNASLPYGYFGSGYYPCRPVSHGGVKACAQPSSYSDKYVDSSVPTEEFSNRAKEFAFYQGYTPTPYQASYLDVPVVPALSAPPEPRHEPLLPMEPYQPWSISTNGWSASQVYCTKEQPQANPMWKASLQDNACGGDSQIRRGRKKRVPYTKVQLKELEREYATNKFITKDKRRRISAHTNLTERQVTIWFQNRRVKEKKIVNKFKSSC, from the exons ATGACCGCGTCATTGCTGCTGCACTCGCACTGGGCCGAACCGCTGATGTTCGTCTACGACAGCAGCGCGGAGGAGCGCGGCAAGAACATGCAGGACGCGCCGTTCCCGGGGGGGAACTTTGCGCCCAACCAGTGCAGGAATCTGCTGGCGCATCCCGCCTCGTTGGCTCCGAGCAGCAACGCCTACGCCAGCAACGAGGTGCCCGTGTCCGGTTTAGGGGAGCCGGGCAAGCAGTGCAGCCCGTGTTCGGCCACGCAGAGCTCACCCAACGCCTCTCTCCCTTACGGATACTTTGGCAGCGGCTACTACCCGTGCAGGCCGGTGTCCCACGGTGGCGTCAAGGCCTGCGCGCAGCCCTCCTCTTACAGCGACAAGTACGTGGACTCATCGGTCCCCACTGAGGAATTCTCCAACCGAGCCAAGGAGTTCGCATTTTATCAAGGCTACACTCCAACTCCATACCAGGCGAGCTACTTGGACGTACCCGTGGTCCCCGCACTTAGTGCGCCTCCCGAGCCCAGACACGAGCCCCTGTTACCAATGGAGCCCTACCAGCCGTGGTCCATCTCCACCAACGGTTGGAGTGCAAGCCAAGTGTACTGCACCAAGGAGCAGCCCCAGGCCAATCCCATGTGGAAGGCCTCATTGCAAG ACAACGCATGTGGAGGGGACAGCCAAATCCGCCGTGGCAGGAAGAAGCGTGTTCCCTACACCAAGGTGCAGCTGAAAGAACTGGAGAGGGAGTACGCCACAAATAAGTTCATCACCAAGGACAAGCGGAGGAGAATATCGGCGCACACCAACCTGACAGAGAGACAAGTCACCATCTGGTTTCAGAACCGACGCGTAAAGGAGAAGAAAATCGTCAACAAATTCAAGAGCTCTTGTTAG
- the hoxa13b gene encoding homeobox protein Hox-A13b isoform X1, with amino-acid sequence MTASLLLHSHWAEPLMFVYDSSAEERGKNMQDAPFPGGNFAPNQCRNLLAHPASLAPSSNAYASNEVPVSGLGEPGKQCSPCSATQSSPNASLPYGYFGSGYYPCRPVSHGGVKACAQPSSYSDKYVDSSVPTEEFSNRAKEFAFYQGYTPTPYQASYLDVPVVPALSAPPEPRHEPLLPMEPYQPWSISTNGWSASQVYCTKEQPQANPMWKASLQADNACGGDSQIRRGRKKRVPYTKVQLKELEREYATNKFITKDKRRRISAHTNLTERQVTIWFQNRRVKEKKIVNKFKSSC; translated from the exons ATGACCGCGTCATTGCTGCTGCACTCGCACTGGGCCGAACCGCTGATGTTCGTCTACGACAGCAGCGCGGAGGAGCGCGGCAAGAACATGCAGGACGCGCCGTTCCCGGGGGGGAACTTTGCGCCCAACCAGTGCAGGAATCTGCTGGCGCATCCCGCCTCGTTGGCTCCGAGCAGCAACGCCTACGCCAGCAACGAGGTGCCCGTGTCCGGTTTAGGGGAGCCGGGCAAGCAGTGCAGCCCGTGTTCGGCCACGCAGAGCTCACCCAACGCCTCTCTCCCTTACGGATACTTTGGCAGCGGCTACTACCCGTGCAGGCCGGTGTCCCACGGTGGCGTCAAGGCCTGCGCGCAGCCCTCCTCTTACAGCGACAAGTACGTGGACTCATCGGTCCCCACTGAGGAATTCTCCAACCGAGCCAAGGAGTTCGCATTTTATCAAGGCTACACTCCAACTCCATACCAGGCGAGCTACTTGGACGTACCCGTGGTCCCCGCACTTAGTGCGCCTCCCGAGCCCAGACACGAGCCCCTGTTACCAATGGAGCCCTACCAGCCGTGGTCCATCTCCACCAACGGTTGGAGTGCAAGCCAAGTGTACTGCACCAAGGAGCAGCCCCAGGCCAATCCCATGTGGAAGGCCTCATTGCAAG CAGACAACGCATGTGGAGGGGACAGCCAAATCCGCCGTGGCAGGAAGAAGCGTGTTCCCTACACCAAGGTGCAGCTGAAAGAACTGGAGAGGGAGTACGCCACAAATAAGTTCATCACCAAGGACAAGCGGAGGAGAATATCGGCGCACACCAACCTGACAGAGAGACAAGTCACCATCTGGTTTCAGAACCGACGCGTAAAGGAGAAGAAAATCGTCAACAAATTCAAGAGCTCTTGTTAG